A section of the Deinococcus sp. KNUC1210 genome encodes:
- a CDS encoding IPT/TIG domain-containing protein, giving the protein MSPPPAAAGTVDVVVSDGDDTSALSTADQFTYIATPTVTDIRPNLGVIAGGTTVIITGTGFTPGTTVKFGGVAASTVSVANANTLIVTSPARGSNGSVDVVVSTAGGKSAISTADQFDYLSFSEYSVPTAGSTPYGITSGADGNLWFTELLQANVGRITPTGVIQEFPTSASSGHAFGITRGPGTDPNIWLAGTNAIGRVAPSGTVTDIAIPSSSNGANSIAAGPDGNLWFTDFRANRISRVTPQGTVTPFLVLGGGNDLQEVTGGPDGCVWFTERSSNKIARITPAGVVQDFPVPTASSGPQGITSGPDGNLWFTESAGNKIGRSTPNGVITEFSVPTANSAPMGITSGADGNLWFVEQRGNKIGRITPTGSVVEFSVPTAASGLAGITSGPDGNLWFTEQTSNKIGVLKR; this is encoded by the coding sequence GTGAGCCCGCCCCCAGCGGCGGCGGGCACAGTGGATGTGGTGGTCTCTGACGGCGATGACACCAGTGCGCTCAGCACCGCCGATCAATTCACCTACATCGCGACGCCCACCGTGACGGACATCCGACCGAACCTGGGCGTGATCGCCGGAGGCACCACGGTGATCATTACCGGCACGGGCTTTACCCCTGGAACGACCGTCAAGTTCGGTGGTGTGGCGGCCAGTACCGTGAGCGTTGCCAATGCGAACACACTGATTGTGACCAGTCCGGCGCGTGGCAGCAACGGCAGTGTGGATGTGGTGGTGTCAACAGCGGGTGGGAAGAGCGCTATCAGCACGGCCGATCAGTTTGATTATCTGAGTTTCAGCGAATATAGCGTTCCGACGGCGGGGAGCACGCCCTATGGCATTACGAGTGGGGCCGATGGCAACCTGTGGTTCACAGAACTCCTCCAGGCGAACGTCGGCCGCATTACCCCGACGGGGGTCATTCAGGAATTCCCGACGTCGGCGAGCAGTGGTCACGCGTTTGGCATCACGCGTGGCCCAGGCACGGATCCCAACATCTGGCTGGCGGGCACGAATGCGATTGGACGGGTGGCACCGAGTGGGACGGTGACGGATATCGCGATCCCGTCGAGTTCGAACGGGGCGAACTCCATCGCGGCGGGTCCCGATGGCAATCTGTGGTTCACTGACTTTAGGGCCAACAGGATCAGCCGCGTGACGCCCCAGGGTACGGTGACGCCGTTCCTCGTTCTGGGCGGGGGCAATGATCTGCAGGAGGTGACGGGCGGTCCAGATGGGTGCGTGTGGTTCACGGAGAGATCGAGCAATAAGATCGCTCGTATTACGCCTGCTGGCGTCGTCCAGGACTTCCCTGTTCCTACGGCGAGCAGTGGGCCGCAGGGGATCACGAGCGGGCCGGATGGGAACCTGTGGTTTACCGAGAGTGCTGGGAATAAGATCGGGCGCAGTACCCCAAATGGTGTGATCACGGAATTCAGCGTTCCGACAGCGAACAGTGCACCGATGGGAATTACCAGCGGGGCGGATGGGAATCTGTGGTTTGTGGAGCAGAGAGGGAATAAGATCGGACGGATCACGCCGACTGGCAGCGTCGTGGAGTTCAGCGTGCCGACGGCGGCGAGTGGGTTGGCGGGGATTACCAGTGGGCCGGATGGGAATCTGTGGTTCACGGAGCAGACCAGCAACAAGATCGGGGTGCTCAAGCGCTGA
- a CDS encoding ParA family protein produces MCQCGSVIRISLLSRKGGVGKTLCSMAIAQVLSERHTVAVLDLDPEGSARAWAHDAQAQNSPLPYQVFGPVEAAMSLSVDYLIVDTPPNDAKTLAATAKLSDVILVPVQPGKGEIDRLEPTMDVLREGNFKPGGRMGILLNYVEHDNLSAAMPEALTQLGYPMVAPIKKSVEYRRAFGGLIPQHLLQPFRLALEEVGIDA; encoded by the coding sequence ATGTGCCAGTGTGGCAGTGTGATCAGAATCAGTCTGTTGTCTCGAAAAGGCGGTGTGGGCAAAACGCTCTGCAGCATGGCTATTGCACAGGTTCTCTCAGAGCGGCACACCGTCGCTGTTTTGGATCTCGATCCAGAAGGCTCTGCCAGAGCCTGGGCTCACGATGCCCAAGCCCAAAATTCACCACTCCCATATCAAGTATTTGGCCCTGTCGAAGCGGCCATGAGTCTGAGTGTGGACTACCTCATCGTTGACACACCTCCAAATGACGCGAAAACACTTGCTGCAACTGCAAAGCTGAGCGACGTGATCCTTGTGCCCGTACAACCTGGCAAAGGCGAAATCGACCGCCTGGAACCAACCATGGATGTATTACGAGAGGGAAACTTTAAACCGGGAGGTCGGATGGGAATTCTGCTGAATTATGTAGAGCACGACAACCTCTCCGCCGCGATGCCCGAAGCACTGACTCAACTCGGGTATCCGATGGTGGCGCCAATCAAAAAAAGTGTGGAGTATCGTCGAGCATTTGGAGGACTCATTCCTCAGCACCTTCTACAGCCATTTCGTCTTGCTCTTGAGGAGGTAGGCATCGATGCGTAA
- a CDS encoding HD-GYP domain-containing protein, producing the protein MAFRSPFRLVPSSTLGQRSEARQLRPASVNDAIHDVRLGVSYPQGKIVDPFGIQSSDGLRAPAVYEEVNYQALFEHAGVGLLELTFDGRIHQINPNGAAFFGATVEELIGRSVLDFTHPEDIQRTQDALRQVITGQTSLVVLEKRYVRVDQEIVWSRSRISLLPQSQGPAISMVAVLADITELKRAQESLETLNLQLQATLEGGLMGLGIALEARDLETSGHTLRVIQHSLQLGQTLGLDPLSLTELKYGASLHDLGKLTIPDTVLLKPGRLDAHEWAMMQTHAQNGYDIASRIPILARSVLDVIRHHHERWDGLGYPDRLHGTAIPLLARIFAVCDVYDALISERPYKRAWTSEAALKEIEAQSGRHFDPMVVAAFISLHNEHD; encoded by the coding sequence GTGGCCTTTCGATCCCCATTTCGTCTTGTGCCGTCTTCCACCTTGGGGCAGCGGAGCGAAGCACGACAGTTGCGTCCCGCTTCTGTAAATGACGCCATCCATGATGTCCGTCTCGGGGTGTCGTATCCGCAAGGCAAGATCGTCGATCCATTCGGGATTCAATCAAGTGACGGGTTGCGGGCCCCCGCCGTCTACGAGGAGGTGAACTATCAGGCGCTGTTCGAGCATGCTGGTGTGGGCCTGCTGGAACTCACTTTTGATGGTCGCATTCACCAGATCAATCCGAACGGCGCTGCTTTTTTCGGTGCCACAGTCGAAGAGCTGATCGGTCGAAGCGTGCTGGACTTCACGCATCCTGAGGATATCCAGCGTACGCAAGACGCCCTTCGTCAGGTCATCACTGGACAGACATCACTCGTCGTGCTGGAAAAGCGGTATGTCCGAGTGGATCAGGAGATCGTGTGGTCGCGTTCGCGCATCTCATTGCTGCCCCAATCGCAGGGCCCGGCAATTTCGATGGTGGCGGTTCTTGCAGATATCACAGAACTCAAACGGGCGCAGGAGTCACTCGAAACGCTGAATCTGCAACTACAGGCGACGCTCGAAGGCGGCCTGATGGGCTTGGGCATTGCGCTGGAAGCCCGTGATCTTGAGACGTCTGGGCATACCCTCCGCGTGATCCAGCACAGCTTGCAACTCGGTCAGACACTTGGCCTTGACCCGCTGAGCCTGACGGAATTGAAGTACGGCGCAAGTCTGCATGACCTTGGCAAACTCACAATCCCAGATACCGTGCTGCTGAAACCTGGCCGGTTGGATGCCCACGAGTGGGCCATGATGCAAACCCACGCGCAGAATGGGTATGACATTGCGTCTCGTATTCCGATTCTGGCACGGTCTGTCTTGGATGTCATTCGCCATCACCATGAGCGTTGGGACGGCTTGGGCTATCCGGACCGCCTGCACGGAACAGCCATCCCACTGCTCGCGCGGATCTTTGCCGTGTGCGACGTCTATGACGCGTTGATCAGCGAGCGACCTTATAAGCGTGCCTGGACCTCTGAGGCTGCGCTCAAGGAGATTGAAGCGCAGTCGGGGCGTCACTTTGATCCAATGGTCGTGGCGGCGTTCATCTCCTTGCACAACGAGCACGACTGA
- a CDS encoding TetR/AcrR family transcriptional regulator, giving the protein MPALPLIPQTDLRVRRTRRLLTQALIELSAEQPLEAITVRDLTERAEVGYATFFRHYTSIQDLLRGAVDDLRAELFGLLPPLAGDAPEQAGALVFQHVQAHPGLYRLLLSSALSLELRNQIIAMGVEGLLDTFEARPGARVPVEVAAHHFIHSFLSLIEWWLQQDQPHSPERMGEVYCELILRPTQAAALQPRTAPKVQR; this is encoded by the coding sequence ATGCCTGCGCTCCCCCTGATCCCTCAAACTGATCTGCGCGTCCGGCGAACTCGCCGCTTACTCACCCAGGCGCTCATCGAACTGAGTGCCGAACAGCCGCTTGAAGCCATCACAGTACGTGACCTAACTGAACGGGCCGAAGTCGGCTACGCCACCTTTTTCCGCCACTACACAAGCATCCAGGACTTACTGCGCGGCGCGGTGGACGACCTGCGGGCGGAGTTGTTCGGACTGTTACCACCACTGGCCGGCGATGCGCCTGAGCAGGCAGGGGCGTTGGTGTTCCAACATGTACAGGCCCACCCGGGCCTCTACCGTCTGCTGCTCAGCAGTGCCCTTTCCCTAGAACTACGTAACCAGATTATCGCCATGGGCGTGGAGGGCCTGTTAGACACATTCGAGGCTCGACCGGGCGCACGGGTCCCAGTAGAGGTCGCCGCGCACCACTTTATTCACTCGTTTCTGAGTTTGATCGAATGGTGGCTACAGCAGGACCAGCCTCATAGCCCGGAACGCATGGGAGAGGTTTACTGTGAGCTGATCCTTCGCCCTACCCAGGCGGCGGCACTGCAGCCCCGTACCGCTCCCAAAGTTCAGCGATGA
- a CDS encoding cytochrome P450, with the protein MTSKPIPRCPVHTSDQKTSFGSNHQPDVELQQDVWHLRTYAAVKQVLRDSEHVRQGATTDNVLVTRLRPAVIFQDGEDHREQRTAIARYFTPKTVHEKHHAFIDLLTERLIVRLQRAGQADLSALSMELSVEVAARVVGLTDSLKPGMDRRIDALLSGSGDSLGEKRVGTLARLRSAVTQSKSLLRMSDFYRVDVRPAIQARRKRPQEDVISHLLSKGYNDLEILVECLTYATAGMVTTREFIGVAAWHLLEQDELRAQYLAGDRPERHRILHEILRLEPVASTLWRKAVEDVTIEQGAQTHHIPAGARMILDIRTANADASVIGDEPLTLCPHRALPSGVQGQALSFGDGAHRCPGAFLAIHESDVFLHRLLSLPLRMVGTPELTFNALLMSYELRGFIVHVAE; encoded by the coding sequence ATGACCAGTAAACCCATACCACGTTGCCCCGTCCACACGTCCGATCAAAAAACCAGCTTCGGCTCCAATCACCAGCCTGACGTAGAGCTCCAGCAGGACGTATGGCATTTACGCACGTATGCCGCGGTGAAGCAGGTGCTCCGTGACAGCGAGCATGTGCGTCAGGGCGCAACGACCGATAATGTTCTCGTAACCCGTTTGCGTCCAGCCGTGATCTTTCAGGACGGGGAAGACCACCGTGAGCAGCGCACCGCCATCGCGCGCTACTTCACCCCGAAGACAGTGCACGAGAAACATCACGCGTTTATCGACCTCTTGACCGAGCGTCTGATCGTGCGGCTCCAGCGAGCAGGGCAAGCTGACCTCAGTGCCTTGAGCATGGAACTCTCAGTCGAAGTCGCTGCGCGCGTCGTTGGTCTCACCGACTCTCTGAAACCCGGTATGGACCGACGCATCGACGCGTTACTTTCGGGTAGTGGCGACAGCCTCGGTGAAAAACGCGTCGGCACACTGGCCCGTCTGCGAAGCGCCGTCACTCAGTCCAAGAGCCTGCTTCGGATGTCGGACTTCTACCGAGTTGACGTGCGCCCTGCCATCCAGGCCCGGCGCAAAAGGCCCCAAGAGGATGTGATCAGCCACTTGCTCAGCAAGGGCTACAACGACCTTGAAATTTTGGTGGAGTGCCTGACATATGCCACAGCCGGGATGGTCACCACCCGTGAGTTCATCGGCGTGGCGGCGTGGCACCTGTTGGAACAGGATGAACTGCGTGCCCAGTACCTCGCAGGCGACCGCCCTGAACGACACCGCATCCTCCACGAGATCCTGCGGTTGGAACCGGTTGCCTCAACCCTGTGGAGAAAAGCAGTCGAGGACGTCACCATTGAGCAAGGGGCGCAGACACACCACATCCCTGCAGGCGCGCGCATGATTCTAGACATTCGGACCGCCAACGCTGACGCTTCGGTGATCGGCGACGAGCCGCTCACCCTCTGTCCGCACCGTGCTCTACCAAGCGGCGTGCAAGGACAGGCCCTGAGCTTTGGAGACGGCGCGCACCGCTGTCCCGGCGCTTTCCTCGCCATTCACGAGAGCGACGTGTTTTTGCACCGGTTGCTGAGCTTGCCCTTGCGCATGGTGGGCACGCCCGAACTGACGTTCAACGCGCTGCTCATGAGCTACGAACTTCGTGGATTCATCGTTCACGTAGCTGAGTAA